Proteins found in one Acidobacteriota bacterium genomic segment:
- a CDS encoding enoyl-CoA hydratase/isomerase family protein, which translates to MNNVSHVTVLGAGVMGAQIGAHFANAGVPVLLLDVTAQAAAEGLARARKLRPDPFFTADAHELIATGSFDEGLPSAARSDWILEAVVERLDIKQGLFERLEHIRRADAVVSSNTSGIPLRMLAQGRSEGFRRHFLGTHFFNPPRYLRLLEVIPTADTDAQVAAAISRFADHRLGKGVVVAKDTPNFIGNHIVMHGVLRIFELLAAGGFTVEEIDAVTGPAIGRAKSATFRTIDIAGLDVLAHVARNLAESGTVTLSSGGRQESVTVPLSAPLPRFVEQMLAKGWVGEKAGQGFYKRSKAADGSNEILALDVRTLEYRPQQKPRLPSIEAAKAIEDTGGRIRTLFLGKDRVGEFLRATLGDSLLYTARVAPDIAHSLEDVDRAMRWGFAWDLGPFETWNAIGVREVLQAVGVAEADAPPLVRDLLALGESQFALRHAPTALRRGRVVKKNAGASLVDLGDGVLAIEFHSKMNAIGGDTVAMIDAGVKEAAANFAAIVVGNDAPNFSAGANLMLLLLEAQEGNWDEVDLMIRAFQRATMALRLSPVPVVVAPAGLTLGGGCEMVLHADRVQAAAESYIGLVEVGVGLIPAGGGTKEMLARAVERAGDTTNLLAAVQPVFETIGFGKVSTSGPEARRYRYLSEADAITMNRDRLLDDAKALALSRVEGYVPRCVRPAIRVGGAGVLAALKLGVHLAWRAGRLSDHDKTIGGKLAWVLAGGNATHETTISEQQVLDLEREAFLSLCGERKTQERIAHTLKTGKPLRN; encoded by the coding sequence GCGAAAGCTCCGCCCCGATCCGTTTTTCACGGCGGACGCGCACGAGCTGATCGCGACCGGCTCGTTTGACGAGGGTCTCCCATCGGCCGCCAGATCCGACTGGATCCTGGAAGCGGTCGTCGAGCGGCTCGACATCAAACAGGGACTGTTCGAACGGCTCGAACACATCCGCCGCGCCGACGCCGTCGTCTCCTCGAATACCTCCGGCATCCCGCTGCGCATGCTCGCCCAGGGGCGTTCGGAGGGCTTCCGGCGGCACTTCCTCGGTACGCATTTCTTCAATCCGCCGCGCTATCTGCGCCTGCTGGAAGTGATCCCGACCGCCGACACCGACGCGCAGGTCGCTGCCGCCATCTCGCGGTTTGCCGACCACCGGCTGGGCAAGGGGGTCGTCGTCGCGAAGGACACCCCGAACTTCATCGGCAACCACATCGTGATGCACGGCGTGCTGCGCATCTTCGAACTGCTCGCGGCCGGTGGATTCACCGTCGAGGAGATCGACGCGGTGACGGGCCCGGCGATCGGCCGCGCGAAGAGCGCGACGTTCCGCACGATCGACATCGCGGGACTCGACGTCCTCGCGCACGTCGCGCGCAACCTGGCGGAAAGTGGGACAGTCACACTTTCCTCAGGCGGCCGTCAGGAAAGTGTGACTGTCCCACTTTCCGCGCCCCTTCCCCGCTTCGTCGAGCAGATGCTCGCGAAGGGCTGGGTGGGCGAGAAGGCCGGGCAGGGTTTCTACAAGAGATCGAAGGCGGCCGACGGCTCGAACGAGATCCTCGCGCTTGACGTCCGGACGCTCGAGTACCGCCCGCAGCAGAAGCCCAGGCTGCCGTCGATTGAAGCGGCGAAGGCGATCGAGGACACGGGCGGGCGGATCAGGACGCTGTTTCTCGGCAAGGACCGCGTCGGCGAGTTCCTTCGCGCCACGCTCGGCGACTCGCTCCTCTACACGGCTCGTGTCGCGCCGGACATCGCGCACTCGCTCGAGGACGTGGACCGCGCGATGCGCTGGGGATTCGCCTGGGACCTCGGCCCGTTCGAGACATGGAACGCGATCGGCGTGCGCGAGGTGCTGCAGGCCGTCGGCGTTGCCGAGGCCGACGCGCCGCCGCTCGTGCGCGACCTCCTCGCCCTCGGGGAGAGCCAGTTCGCGCTTCGACACGCGCCGACGGCGCTCCGCCGCGGCAGGGTGGTGAAGAAGAACGCCGGCGCCAGCCTCGTGGACCTCGGCGACGGCGTGCTCGCCATCGAGTTCCACTCGAAGATGAACGCGATTGGCGGCGACACGGTCGCGATGATCGACGCCGGCGTCAAGGAAGCTGCCGCGAACTTCGCCGCGATCGTCGTCGGCAACGACGCGCCGAACTTCTCGGCCGGCGCCAACCTGATGCTGCTGCTCCTCGAGGCGCAGGAGGGGAACTGGGACGAAGTGGACCTCATGATCCGCGCCTTCCAGCGCGCCACCATGGCGCTCCGCCTCTCGCCGGTGCCCGTGGTCGTTGCGCCTGCCGGCCTCACGCTCGGCGGCGGCTGCGAAATGGTGCTGCACGCCGACCGCGTGCAGGCGGCGGCTGAAAGCTACATCGGGCTCGTCGAAGTGGGGGTCGGGCTGATCCCTGCCGGCGGCGGCACGAAGGAGATGCTGGCGCGCGCCGTCGAGCGCGCGGGCGACACCACGAACCTGCTCGCCGCCGTGCAGCCCGTTTTCGAGACCATTGGCTTCGGCAAGGTCTCCACGAGCGGGCCGGAGGCGCGTCGCTACCGCTACCTGAGCGAGGCGGACGCGATCACGATGAACCGCGATCGCCTGCTGGACGACGCGAAAGCGCTCGCGCTCTCCCGGGTCGAGGGATACGTTCCCCGGTGCGTGCGGCCGGCGATTCGCGTCGGCGGCGCCGGCGTGCTGGCCGCGCTGAAGCTCGGCGTACACCTCGCCTGGCGTGCGGGCCGGTTGAGCGACCACGACAAGACCATCGGCGGCAAGCTGGCGTGGGTGCTCGCCGGCGGCAACGCGACGCACGAGACGACGATCAGCGAGCAGCAGGTGCTCGATCTGGAACGCGAAGCGTTCCTCAGCCTGTGCGGCGAGCGCAAGACGCAGGAGCGCATCGCTCACACGCTCAAGACCGGCAAGCCGCTGCGGAACTGA
- a CDS encoding alpha/beta hydrolase, whose product MIDRGSGPVVVLIPGVQGRWEWMAPTVEALARRCRVLTFSLAADPAEALAQVDAALDHAGVNAAAICGVSLGGMIALHYAASRPARVSALVLASTPGPAWEPDRIQAFCARYGSVTAPVFVGAAMVRMWPELLRARGGWLRALPAIGRQGLRVLAHPASPGGMRRRLAWWLAIDRAADARRVQAPALVLAGDDALDRVVPASGTREYASYIRGARFMTIENTGHVGVITRPDRFAEIVSEFVKEKRGTVPLPDAAP is encoded by the coding sequence GTGATCGACCGTGGATCGGGCCCCGTCGTCGTCCTGATTCCTGGTGTCCAGGGGCGGTGGGAATGGATGGCGCCCACCGTGGAGGCGCTCGCGCGCCGGTGCCGCGTGCTGACGTTTTCGCTCGCGGCGGACCCGGCGGAGGCGCTGGCGCAGGTCGACGCGGCCCTCGATCACGCGGGTGTGAACGCCGCAGCGATCTGCGGCGTCTCGCTGGGCGGGATGATCGCGCTTCACTATGCGGCGTCGCGCCCCGCGCGCGTGTCGGCGCTGGTGCTCGCCTCGACGCCGGGACCAGCGTGGGAGCCGGATCGGATCCAGGCGTTCTGCGCCCGGTACGGATCCGTCACGGCTCCGGTCTTCGTCGGCGCGGCGATGGTGCGCATGTGGCCCGAGCTGTTGCGCGCGCGAGGTGGGTGGCTGCGCGCGCTGCCCGCCATCGGCCGGCAAGGGCTTCGCGTGCTCGCGCACCCGGCGTCGCCCGGAGGTATGCGCCGCCGGCTTGCATGGTGGCTTGCGATCGATCGCGCGGCCGACGCGCGCCGCGTGCAGGCGCCGGCGCTGGTCCTGGCCGGCGACGACGCGCTCGACCGCGTCGTCCCGGCGAGCGGCACGCGCGAGTACGCATCGTACATCCGCGGTGCGCGGTTCATGACGATCGAGAACACCGGGCACGTGGGCGTGATCACGCGGCCGGATCGTTTCGCGGAGATCGTGTCGGAGTTCGTCAAGGAGAAAAGGGGGACAGTCCCCCTTCCTGATGCTGCACCTTAA
- a CDS encoding alpha/beta hydrolase → MLHLKGPAGALEALLDMPPGGRAPRAAAVFAHPLPIEGGTMHTKAVYQGVKGLARVGVAVLRFNFRGVGRSEGAWDEGRGESADFVAALDYMAARYPSLPLWSAGFSFGSWVALEQGAADDRVKVLIGIAPPVEGRGYTFPATLESGKPKFLIQGEEDEICPLPALRRFYAQLREPKELVVIPDADHLFEGRTQEVGEAIEDLLGDFNA, encoded by the coding sequence ATGCTGCACCTTAAAGGACCCGCGGGCGCGCTCGAAGCGCTGCTGGACATGCCACCCGGAGGGCGGGCGCCGCGGGCTGCCGCGGTGTTCGCGCATCCGCTGCCCATCGAGGGCGGGACGATGCACACAAAGGCGGTGTACCAGGGCGTCAAAGGGCTCGCGCGGGTTGGCGTCGCCGTGCTGCGGTTCAATTTCCGCGGGGTCGGCAGGAGCGAAGGCGCCTGGGACGAAGGGCGCGGCGAGTCAGCGGACTTCGTCGCGGCGCTCGATTACATGGCCGCGCGCTATCCGTCGCTGCCCCTCTGGTCGGCCGGGTTCTCCTTCGGCAGCTGGGTCGCGCTCGAGCAGGGGGCCGCCGACGATCGCGTGAAGGTGCTCATCGGGATCGCGCCGCCGGTGGAAGGGCGCGGGTACACGTTTCCGGCCACGCTGGAAAGCGGGAAGCCCAAGTTTCTGATCCAGGGAGAAGAAGACGAGATTTGCCCGCTCCCCGCGCTGCGGCGATTTTACGCGCAGCTCAGGGAGCCGAAGGAACTCGTCGTCATTCCCGACGCGGATCATTTGTTCGAAGGCAGGACGCAGGAAGTCGGTGAAGCCATCGAGGACCTGCTGGGGGACTTCAATGCCTGA
- a CDS encoding acetyl-CoA C-acyltransferase, with protein sequence MPDAVIVSAVRTPVGKAPRGALSATRPDDMGATVIAEALRRAPGLDPREVDDVILGCAMPEAEQGLNVARIASLRAGIPVDASAVTINRFCSSGLQAIAFGAERIMAGFGHTIVAGGTESMSLVPMGGHKVAPNPTLVDTYPDAYLSTGLVAENHARESSISREAQDAWALRSHQRAVAAIDAGRFAEEIVPVERESGTVTLSGRREESVTVPLSPFATDEGPRRDTSLAALSALKPAFHVKGTVTAGNSSQMSDGAAAAVVMSATRAKELGLAPMARFVAFATAGVEPERFGIGPVPAVRKALKLAGLKLEDIDLVELNEAFASQVLACLKELPFDPERVNVNGGAIALGHPLGCTGAKLTATLLYEMRRRRSRYGLVTMCVGGGMGAAGIFENLSI encoded by the coding sequence ATGCCTGACGCCGTCATCGTTTCCGCCGTTCGCACCCCCGTAGGCAAGGCGCCGCGCGGCGCGCTGAGCGCGACACGCCCCGACGACATGGGCGCGACGGTCATCGCCGAAGCCCTTCGCCGCGCGCCGGGCCTCGACCCACGGGAGGTGGACGACGTCATCCTCGGGTGCGCGATGCCCGAAGCCGAACAGGGGCTCAACGTCGCGCGCATCGCGAGCTTGCGCGCCGGTATTCCTGTGGATGCGTCGGCGGTGACCATCAACCGCTTCTGCTCGTCTGGGCTGCAGGCGATCGCGTTCGGCGCCGAGCGCATCATGGCGGGCTTCGGGCACACGATCGTCGCCGGCGGCACCGAGTCGATGAGTCTTGTGCCGATGGGCGGGCACAAGGTGGCGCCCAATCCGACGCTGGTGGACACCTACCCGGACGCGTATCTCAGCACCGGACTCGTGGCGGAGAACCACGCGCGGGAGTCGAGCATCTCGCGCGAGGCGCAGGACGCCTGGGCGCTGCGGAGCCATCAGCGCGCGGTGGCGGCAATCGACGCAGGGCGGTTCGCCGAGGAGATTGTGCCGGTGGAGAGGGAAAGTGGGACAGTCACACTTTCCGGGCGACGAGAGGAAAGTGTGACTGTCCCACTTTCCCCTTTTGCCACCGACGAAGGCCCGCGGCGCGACACGTCGCTTGCGGCGCTGTCCGCGCTGAAGCCGGCGTTCCACGTCAAGGGCACCGTGACGGCGGGCAATTCATCCCAGATGAGCGACGGCGCCGCCGCCGCGGTCGTGATGAGCGCGACGCGCGCGAAGGAGCTGGGGCTCGCGCCGATGGCGCGCTTCGTCGCCTTCGCAACGGCTGGCGTGGAGCCGGAGCGCTTCGGCATCGGCCCGGTGCCCGCGGTGCGCAAGGCGCTGAAGCTCGCGGGGCTGAAGCTCGAGGACATCGACCTGGTGGAGCTGAACGAGGCGTTCGCCTCGCAGGTGCTCGCGTGCCTGAAGGAGCTGCCGTTCGATCCGGAGCGGGTCAACGTCAACGGCGGCGCCATCGCGCTGGGCCATCCGCTTGGCTGCACGGGCGCGAAACTGACGGCGACGCTGCTCTACGAAATGCGGCGCCGCCGATCGCGCTACGGCCTGGTCACGATGTGCGTCGGCGGCGGCATGGGCGCCGCCGGAATATTTGAGAATTTGAGTATTTGA
- a CDS encoding acyl-CoA dehydrogenase family protein, translated as MTVSTAAAEARGGAWLLEDTAPESVFTPERMTDEHRMIMQTADEFIVNEVLPALDKLEQKDWALARQLVKRCGEVGLLGTDVPEDYGGVGLDKISSILVGERVGRSASFAATFGAQTGLAITPLLCFGTDAQKRKYLPGIVGGETVGAYCLSESGSGSDALGAKARATRQPDGSFVLSGEKMWITNGGFADLFIVFAKVDGEQFTAFIVERAFQGVSSGKEEHKLGLHGSSTTPVLLQDVRVPAENLLGEVGKGHKVAFNVLNYGRLKLGAMCAGGAKMAIGESAKYAANRKQFGQPIASFGAIRYKLAEMTVRSFAVESMLYRTGGLIDGMLGGSHDPARVLAALEEFAIEASILKVAGSEVLDYVLDENVQIHGGNGFVRDYPAERHYRDARVNRIFEGTNEINRLLIPGMLMRRALKGGLPLIPAAMKLQQELLAPGSLEMPGDGLLEEQVRAVAAMKKVVLMVLGSAMQKYGEKITDEQELLSWTADIAIDTYAAESCVTRALQTTAPLVADAATVFVNDAAGRVEIAARQALAAVAEGDTLRTLLAALRRVLKVTPVNTIVLRRRISDAVVAKGGYPF; from the coding sequence ATGACAGTGAGTACTGCGGCGGCAGAGGCGAGAGGCGGCGCGTGGTTGCTCGAAGACACGGCGCCGGAGAGCGTGTTCACGCCGGAACGCATGACCGACGAGCACCGGATGATCATGCAGACGGCGGACGAATTCATCGTCAACGAAGTGCTCCCCGCGCTCGACAAGCTCGAGCAGAAGGACTGGGCGCTCGCGCGCCAGCTCGTGAAACGGTGTGGCGAGGTGGGGCTGCTCGGCACCGACGTGCCGGAGGACTACGGCGGCGTCGGGCTGGACAAGATCTCCTCGATCCTCGTCGGCGAACGCGTGGGGCGCTCGGCGTCGTTCGCCGCGACGTTCGGCGCGCAGACGGGTCTCGCGATCACCCCGCTTCTCTGCTTCGGCACCGACGCGCAGAAGCGGAAGTACCTGCCCGGCATCGTCGGCGGCGAAACCGTCGGAGCCTATTGCCTGAGCGAGTCCGGCAGCGGGTCTGACGCACTCGGCGCGAAGGCGCGCGCCACGCGCCAGCCCGACGGCAGCTTCGTGCTCTCGGGCGAAAAGATGTGGATCACCAACGGCGGCTTCGCGGACCTCTTCATCGTCTTTGCGAAGGTGGACGGCGAACAGTTCACCGCGTTCATCGTCGAGCGGGCGTTCCAGGGCGTGAGCAGCGGGAAGGAAGAGCACAAGCTCGGGCTGCACGGATCGTCGACAACGCCGGTGCTGCTGCAGGACGTGAGGGTGCCCGCGGAGAACCTGCTGGGCGAGGTAGGCAAGGGACACAAGGTCGCGTTCAACGTCCTCAACTACGGGCGCCTGAAGCTCGGCGCCATGTGCGCCGGCGGCGCGAAGATGGCCATCGGCGAGTCGGCGAAGTACGCGGCGAACCGCAAGCAGTTCGGGCAGCCGATCGCGAGCTTCGGCGCGATCCGGTACAAGCTCGCCGAGATGACCGTCCGGTCGTTCGCGGTCGAGAGCATGCTGTACCGCACCGGCGGCCTGATCGACGGGATGCTCGGCGGCTCGCACGATCCGGCCCGGGTGCTTGCCGCGCTCGAGGAGTTCGCGATCGAAGCCTCGATTCTCAAGGTGGCCGGCAGCGAAGTGCTCGACTACGTGCTCGACGAGAACGTCCAGATTCACGGCGGCAACGGCTTCGTCAGGGACTATCCCGCCGAGCGGCACTACCGCGACGCACGGGTCAACCGCATCTTCGAGGGGACGAACGAGATCAACCGGCTGCTGATCCCGGGCATGCTCATGCGGAGAGCGCTCAAGGGCGGGCTGCCGCTGATCCCCGCCGCGATGAAGCTGCAGCAGGAACTCCTCGCACCCGGCTCGCTCGAGATGCCGGGCGACGGGCTGCTGGAAGAGCAGGTGCGCGCGGTTGCCGCGATGAAGAAAGTCGTGCTGATGGTGCTCGGCTCGGCGATGCAGAAATACGGCGAGAAGATCACCGACGAGCAGGAGCTGCTCTCCTGGACGGCCGACATCGCCATCGACACGTACGCGGCGGAGAGCTGCGTCACGCGCGCGCTGCAGACGACGGCACCCCTCGTGGCCGATGCGGCGACGGTGTTCGTCAACGACGCGGCCGGGCGCGTCGAGATCGCGGCGCGCCAGGCGCTCGCGGCCGTCGCCGAGGGGGACACGCTGCGCACGCTGCTCGCCGCGCTGCGCCGGGTGCTGAAAGTGACTCCGGTCAACACGATCGTCCTCCGGCGGCGGATCTCGGACGCAGTGGTCGCGAAAGGCGGATATCCGTTCTAA
- a CDS encoding DUF1684 domain-containing protein → MLLRSPLIVLVFTLAACSAPPPSYEESIARAREAKDAMFRESAESPIPPGKRASWPPLQYFPVDASYRVPAALKPPAGRAEAIVMPTSTGQQRQMRRAGTLEFSVHGQPLRLSAFSDIDSPVAQRLFVPFGDLTNGEETYPGGRYLDLDPTPTGLYEIDFNRAYSPYCAYNPQYDCPFPPPENRLKAHIRAGEKHKNPKP, encoded by the coding sequence GTGCTTCTTCGCAGTCCCCTGATCGTCCTGGTGTTCACGCTCGCCGCCTGCTCGGCGCCGCCGCCAAGCTACGAGGAGTCGATCGCGCGCGCCCGCGAGGCGAAGGACGCGATGTTCCGCGAGAGCGCCGAATCGCCGATCCCGCCCGGCAAGCGCGCGTCGTGGCCGCCGCTGCAGTACTTCCCCGTGGACGCGAGCTATCGGGTGCCCGCAGCGCTGAAGCCGCCCGCCGGCAGGGCGGAGGCGATCGTGATGCCGACCTCCACCGGCCAGCAACGGCAGATGCGCCGGGCCGGGACGCTGGAGTTCTCCGTGCACGGCCAGCCGCTGCGCCTCTCCGCGTTTTCCGACATCGACTCACCCGTGGCCCAACGCCTCTTCGTTCCATTCGGCGATCTCACGAATGGAGAAGAGACCTATCCCGGCGGCCGGTATCTCGACCTCGACCCAACGCCGACCGGGCTCTACGAGATCGATTTCAACCGGGCTTACAGTCCCTACTGCGCCTACAACCCGCAGTACGACTGCCCCTTCCCGCCGCCGGAGAACCGCCTCAAGGCGCACATCCGCGCCGGTGAGAAGCACAAGAACCCCAAGCCCTGA
- a CDS encoding HAD family phosphatase has protein sequence MVCLPRHQPPAGPQGIVFDFDGVIVNSEPVHLRSTQDALARRGVTLSPDEYYGRYVGYDDVGMFRALASDRGLDWCSDDLQELLVAKALRFEALEASDALLVPGAAACVRRMAAVAPLAIASGARRPEIERLLKRLGLDSFFPVIVASGETEFSKPAPDPYTAAAAALRARPQDTVAIEDTAAGLASAKAAGLRCIGVTTTFPAAKLQIADTIVGTLDEITEDLVRSLVARGRT, from the coding sequence ATGGTCTGCCTCCCCCGCCACCAGCCGCCTGCCGGTCCCCAGGGCATCGTCTTCGACTTCGACGGCGTGATCGTCAACAGCGAGCCGGTGCACCTGCGCTCGACCCAGGACGCGCTCGCGCGGCGCGGCGTCACGCTGTCGCCCGACGAGTACTACGGTCGCTATGTCGGCTATGACGATGTCGGGATGTTCCGGGCGCTCGCCAGCGACCGCGGGCTCGACTGGTGCAGCGATGATCTGCAGGAACTACTCGTGGCCAAAGCGCTCCGGTTCGAGGCGCTCGAGGCCAGCGACGCCCTGCTCGTGCCCGGCGCGGCCGCATGCGTGCGGCGCATGGCGGCTGTGGCGCCGCTCGCGATCGCGTCCGGGGCGCGGCGCCCTGAAATCGAGCGCCTCCTCAAGCGTCTCGGCCTCGACTCGTTCTTCCCGGTCATCGTCGCATCGGGCGAGACGGAATTCAGCAAGCCGGCGCCGGACCCATACACCGCGGCCGCCGCGGCGCTCCGCGCGCGGCCGCAGGACACCGTGGCGATCGAAGATACCGCCGCGGGTCTCGCGTCTGCCAAAGCCGCGGGCCTCCGCTGCATCGGAGTGACGACGACGTTCCCGGCGGCGAAGCTGCAGATCGCGGACACGATCGTCGGCACGCTCGATGAGATCACGGAGGATCTTGTCCGCTCGCTGGTCGCGCGCGGGCGGACCTGA
- a CDS encoding tetratricopeptide repeat protein, producing MSRFELDAIAADLERALSAPGDRIAPAALAIARIEHPHLDPRPHLEQLDEFGLQAARRLDGIEGERARVRALNRYIFGALGFAANREQYLDPRNSFLNVVLERRVGIPITLSVVYIEIGRRAGLPLEGVGFSGRFLVHPVGGGPVGETLIIDPFAGGKLRSQADCFALLREQAGEDARWHPSLLAPADRRTMALRMLTNLKRAYVALRSFAHARRAADLLVALDPSAISELRDRGLFSYHLEDFSAALRDLEKYLALIPKAESSLDDDDESGRDEGAREEGKAIWEHVKNLRRRVASFN from the coding sequence GTGAGCCGCTTTGAGCTCGATGCGATCGCCGCGGACCTCGAACGCGCGCTCAGCGCGCCTGGCGACCGCATCGCACCGGCGGCACTTGCCATCGCACGAATCGAACATCCGCACCTCGATCCGCGTCCCCATCTGGAGCAGCTTGACGAATTCGGCCTCCAGGCCGCGCGGCGTCTCGACGGCATCGAGGGGGAACGCGCCCGCGTGAGGGCGCTCAACCGCTACATCTTCGGCGCCCTTGGCTTCGCGGCAAACCGCGAGCAGTACCTCGATCCCCGCAACAGCTTTCTGAACGTCGTGCTCGAGCGCCGCGTCGGCATCCCGATCACGTTGTCCGTCGTTTACATTGAGATCGGCCGGCGCGCCGGACTGCCGCTCGAAGGGGTGGGGTTTTCCGGGCGCTTCCTGGTGCACCCGGTGGGCGGCGGGCCGGTGGGCGAGACGCTGATCATCGATCCCTTCGCCGGCGGGAAGCTGCGGTCGCAGGCTGACTGCTTCGCCTTGCTGCGCGAGCAGGCCGGGGAGGACGCGCGATGGCACCCGTCGCTGCTGGCACCCGCGGACCGCCGCACGATGGCGCTCCGGATGCTGACGAACCTGAAGCGCGCCTACGTCGCGCTTCGCTCGTTTGCGCACGCGCGCCGGGCGGCCGACCTGCTCGTGGCGCTCGACCCGTCAGCCATTTCCGAGCTGCGGGATCGCGGCCTGTTCTCCTACCACCTCGAGGACTTCTCCGCCGCGCTGCGCGATCTCGAGAAATATCTTGCGCTCATCCCCAAGGCGGAGTCCTCCCTGGATGATGATGATGAGTCGGGGCGCGACGAGGGAGCGCGGGAAGAGGGCAAGGCCATCTGGGAGCACGTCAAGAACCTCAGGCGGCGCGTCGCGAGCTTCAATTAG
- the wecB gene encoding UDP-N-acetylglucosamine 2-epimerase (non-hydrolyzing) yields the protein MNIDLIVGAPNFTKAAPVVEQLRARRPDWTVRLVHTGQHYDEKLSEVFFEQLGMPAPDVNLGVGSGTHTYQTTSIMIALEAQFRRERPDLVVVFGDVNSTLAAALVATQLRIPVAHVEAGLRSYDRDMPEETNRLLTDALAEVLFVTERDAEQNLRKEGVPHQKIHFVGNTMIDSLVKHRRAARALCVPEALGLHSREYVVVALHRPSNVDSAEQLRSIVYALQSLADHTEVVFPAHPRTVQRLKDGGLWDDMDRGGRLRVMRPLGYLEFLGLIDEAAALLTDSGGVQEEAFVLGVPCVTLRKNTERPITLQHGGNRLAGEDPHLAVRYVREAMRDRDGAAPIPEGWDGHAATRIVDVLEREFPRRVLTKGSAVGF from the coding sequence ATGAACATCGACCTGATCGTCGGCGCTCCCAATTTCACGAAGGCCGCGCCGGTCGTGGAGCAGCTTCGCGCGCGGCGGCCGGACTGGACGGTGCGCCTGGTCCACACCGGCCAGCACTACGACGAGAAGCTCTCCGAGGTGTTCTTCGAGCAGCTCGGCATGCCGGCGCCAGACGTGAACCTGGGCGTCGGATCGGGCACGCACACCTACCAGACGACGAGCATCATGATTGCGCTCGAAGCGCAATTCCGGCGCGAGCGGCCCGACCTGGTGGTCGTCTTCGGCGACGTGAACTCCACGCTCGCAGCGGCGCTCGTCGCCACGCAGCTTCGGATTCCGGTCGCGCACGTCGAGGCCGGGCTTCGCAGTTACGACCGCGACATGCCGGAGGAGACCAACCGCCTGCTGACCGACGCGCTCGCCGAGGTGCTCTTCGTGACGGAGCGGGACGCCGAGCAGAACCTCCGCAAGGAGGGCGTCCCGCATCAGAAGATCCACTTCGTGGGCAACACGATGATCGACAGCCTCGTGAAGCATCGCCGCGCGGCCCGCGCGCTGTGCGTGCCCGAGGCGCTCGGCCTCCACTCCCGGGAATACGTGGTCGTCGCGCTGCACCGGCCGTCGAACGTCGACAGCGCGGAGCAGCTACGCTCGATCGTGTACGCGCTCCAGAGCCTCGCGGATCATACCGAGGTCGTCTTCCCGGCGCACCCGCGGACCGTGCAGCGCCTGAAGGACGGCGGCCTCTGGGACGACATGGATCGCGGCGGCCGGCTTCGCGTGATGAGGCCGCTCGGGTACCTCGAGTTCCTCGGCCTGATAGACGAGGCCGCGGCGTTGCTCACCGATTCCGGCGGCGTGCAGGAAGAAGCGTTCGTGCTCGGCGTACCATGCGTGACGCTGCGCAAGAACACGGAGCGGCCGATCACGTTGCAGCACGGCGGCAACCGCCTCGCCGGCGAGGATCCACACCTTGCCGTCAGGTACGTCCGCGAGGCGATGAGGGATCGCGACGGCGCCGCGCCGATCCCGGAAGGCTGGGACGGGCACGCGGCCACTCGCATCGTCGACGTGCTTGAAAGGGAGTTCCCACGACGGGTTCTGACAAAGGGATCTGCCGTTGGGTTCTGA